The genomic interval ccaaaacaaatacataatatCGAAatcttcttaaaaaagaaaaccagagatagaaataaaatatcatatcatTTACATTTAGTATCCCACTGAATAGATACACATTTTGTATTTGATTGATactatgtttttcattttggcCATCATTTGATTATACCTTTATCTTGCTCTTGTGGTATAAAAGTATTCATAATAACTTAattttcatcatatttatttgaaaacatcttTTATCTTGCTCTTGTGGTATAAAAGTACTCATAATAACTTAATTTTATCATACTTATTTGAAAACATCTTTTAACATCtgctatcttttaaaaagaattgttaaCCTAAAATAATTGACCTCATCAATCATTTCAAAGAAGGGTAAAGATACATTTGTgtgaatgtgaatatattttgaaaactttgttAGTGTATgccaaacaaaagaaattaaaggtcaGTTTGTTGCTAGGAGGCTCACATACAGTACAGCAAATAACTTCAAATTTTAGTcaagagcattttttaaatgtacagcaAAATACTGCTGTTCTCtctgaaattattcttttcttgacaatgaaattaaacattatataatactTAGTATTCAGAATAGATGAATTATAAAAGTTCTAGGTACTTTTGTTTAGTtgggaaaaaaacacattatCTTTGAATTTCTGGTAGTAAATAAACAACCTACCAGTTGTTTAGTCAAACTACATTTCAAAATTCATGCtttaataaataaacttattCATTCTAGAAAACTTAGCCTCCTATAATGTATATCATCCAATGATATTGCTTTGGATGTGAAATTGGCCTTCAAAGTATATGTAAACACTTCTTTTCCCACACACTATTATCTCCAAAAGGAGAGCTTCCCAGTAGTCTAGCACACTAGTGAGcaatcttaaattaaaaatgattgtGCAGATATAGCAGAGGAAGATAACTTATACTAAAGCAATTTTTCCATCAAACATCTAACAAGTTATAAACCATGAATGAATTTTCTTAAACCAAGGTTTTTATAGTTACATTATTTTCTGACTGTTTGGGGAACTAACATCATGCTACCCATTTTACAATATTCTAATGCCAAAATTTGCATTTTGTGACTACTGCATTAACAgttttaattacatatattatttctctttggGAACTAAAATGCTGTAAATTCTTTCTGACTCAAAAGTGCATAAAGTGAATAAGTATATCTCAGAATGAAGATTACAGTATTTAGagacaaatatacaaataacttcTGATAGCCTGAAAAAAGTGACATATTTTCAAATGTGCACATTAAGTCATAGCCACAATAGAGATTGCTTGTGTAGAATCTAGCTTCCTGAATAAACAATTGTTTAATTGTAGAAACTAATATGAATACTGAGAACTTttcaattaaagaaattaaaataattataaaatgtatcataCTCAGTATTCCCAATTACTTGCAAGCATTCGTTGGATAATAGCAAcaaatgagtatttttaaatgcatattttccagttttatttcaaatgttatgTTGGGTAAGAACCtactcagaaattattttttgccATAGAAAAGGAATGTGAAATAAAGCATGTTCCACAGGACTGAATGAATTAATTGCTCTGTTAGATAATGAATGTTTAGAGAAATAAGCATTAGTGATTATGGCTTAAAGTGCTTGGGTCTAATCATCATTTTGGCTTCTTTAAAAGAGGATTTATAGCCACTAGGCTGGGCCTCACTTATACCTGGCCAGGTACCCCAGAAAATTCCATTACGGACACCTCTGTATTTTTGGTGATAATATTTACCATTTAAGTTTGCAGAAAGACATGCATCAAACCACCACCCTGAACTGTAGTAGAGCCCACAGTTCCCAGAGGGATACCGATCATTGTCTCTATCTGGGGTGGTGAAAAACTTTAGATCGTGGTTATAATGTTTACTGAAACGTAAGGCATCTCCAGCTGTGCCATTATAGTTACCAATGTGTAAACGGTATTTGAGAAATTCGTTAGCCACGTAAAACTGATCATACAAGGCATATAGTTTGACACCATTAAAGTCTTCAAGATCTATTCTCAGAATCATTTCCTTACTCTTGGTCAGAAGATGGATCTTATCATTTCCCAGCCAAAATTCTCGCCTGAGATTTCCAAAGCCTGTTTTGTAGTCTTGCCAAGTTTTGGTGAAGTTGGTGCTCCCATCCAGACGAGCTTGTAGCACTGTCCAGCCTCCCCCCATGGTCTCCATATCACAATACACCTCAAAGCTGCTATTTTTGGGATCAGGTGTAACTCTGTAGGTCTCACTGCTTCTTTTGCCTATTATGTAGTAGTCTGAACAATCTTTATGTATTAGATGTTGAACtggaggagggaaaaaagaaaggcattggattttattataaaactacACATCGGAGGAAttctttaaattatgaaattGCTTTTGTGTATATAATTGCAATAATAAAACCTTGCTCTGCTAAACTTACCTGAACCTGAATTAGCAAATGTTTGTTAAGGCCTCAGAACAAGAACATGATTCTATGAAGTAGACAAGACTCTCTAACATACTCTTGTTTGCTAATAATGGTTATAACAGcaataaacaacaataagaaaagaataagtaAAGGTAATATTTAATGAGGACTACCTCTAGCATGTTCTAGGCATGCTACCAAAGACTGGATAACATTTTCACATTTAATCAGCATATCAACCTTATAATGTAGTTTTTATTGccacttatgatttttttttttttttttttgatgatgatgaGGCTTTTTAGGCCCAAAGAGAATCAAAGCCTTGCTCAAGGCTCAAGTTCATACAAGCATTTGGTAGAGCCAGGACACAAACTCGGATCTGGCTGTGACAGCAAAGCTTATTCTCATAAACATTGCATTCCTTTAGCCTAAAATTCAGATGATTTCAATTGTCCTAGAACTGCATTCCAGGCATATAGGCTTCTTGTCCCTTTAACCTAAAGGGGCTAATCATTCCTACTGTTAGGAAATTTTATTGGACATGTTTCACTTAATGCATTAAGGTTCTAATGTACAGCATTGATcataaattcacatttattttacataactATATAAAAAAGCTTGTGAGAATGTATTTTTTCAATAATATGCCAATACTATTCTGAATTTATTATATAGGAAAGTACATTTAGCCAGTGTTCCAtgtgtttatttctagaaataaacaacagGTGATCATGTTCAGGATAAGTGTAATCAGTTAATAGGCTTTTATAGAAATCAAAAGATAGTTTTGTGACAGATAAATTTAATATAAGATATCCAGTGCACAAAAATCTAATCATGTATATTTAGAACTCAGAATATTCAGTTACTTTCATAAAACTTTTAGGAGAAAAGTGAATAATACCATTTTTCATATCATTACAAGTTACCATATAGCACCATATTTAATATCTACCCAGTGATGTCACCTAAGACATGATGTGCAATGTTCAGAACACATTCAGATATAGGCTGCCAGATGTATTAACAGCAGTGGTCCTGGAAACCGGGCTATCTTCAGGGGCAGATTCCCTGGGGATGGAGCATGTCTGGTGTACTTGTTCCAAAATAAAGTGATTGCTACCATGTTCCCTCAACCTCAGATTTATGGTAAGCAGAAATCCTAATGCAGATATGGCTTTGCAAAGTATAATAAGACCAATAAGACCAGTAGCAATGGTCTCTGGAGTCTAGGTGGAAAGCCAGAGTTTGGCAGGGAACCAATGCTACTATAAGTTCATTGATAGAATAGGCAAGGCTGTTGTCTTCAACATGTTATTAAAGTTCAAGTAAAGTGGATGGTGAGGATGGGTTCTATTAAATGCTTGAATGGTggcaaaaggttaaaaaataatattaataaggaAACTTCCCTTAGTGGCATTCCAAAATTCTCCCCTAAAACACAGgtctaaagaaaaacataatgcACATACATGAAACTGCTTTTATTCCATCTGTAAAACCTCCCATTTTCACTAGCTATTTGAAGTTAAGAACTTCAGATCATTTCTAAATCTTCTATGGATCACTTGTTGCTACATGAGAAGTGGCAGTCAGCcaaacacaagaaaaatgaatttttaatgaacAAAGCACAATCATAGCACTGCCTTATCTCTTGTTTTCAAACACTTGAGTGAAGAGAGAGACTGCactaaaacattaagaaattctGTGCTTCTGTTTGTGTGTAGGTCTggcatttttcaattttaagtaaCACCTTAAAATTGAAAGTGCTTCCTAATGGATATAGAGCTAATGACTTTTGTAATCTGATTATATATCATTTCTGTGgtacattagagaaaacatttcccccccccccctggaTTACTTTAacgaataaatgtttatttaacccATCATCTATTTAACTTATTCACTTTGGTTAATGTTTATAGATACTGACTTACTACCTCACATTCATGAACAAATGATAAGAAAACAGCATACATACTTAGTGGTGACTGGATTTGTTCTTGGCTGGGACACTTCGATGAACATTTGCCATCCAAACTATTGACAACAGATGTTAGATTTGCCACCTTGCTGTCAACATAATTTTCTACGTTGTTCATATTTACAAGATTCAGCTTCTCCAGGCGGCCATGAAGCACATCGATCTGGTCTTTTGCACTCTTTAACTCGGAGGACAGCTTGTTCACCTCGCTCTCAAGTTCTTGAACTCGATTGTCACCAGCCTCTCCCGGGGCTCCTGTGCTGGGGAACAGTAGTCCATTTCTGCCCGGGTCTCGGTTGTCGTCAGCCTGCAGCTTGCAGTCTTGGCAAGTTTTCCTCAAGCTGTTTACAATTTCCTTGAGGTTCTGGACCTCTTTGAACACCTCCTGGATCCTTCCGAACTGCTCCGGGAGCTGGATAGCCAGCGGCGGCAGGCTCACCTGGAAGGGGCACTCTCCTGCCTCGCATTTCCCTCTGCTTTCTAATCTCACCGGGCAGGCGTCCTTTGCTCTTTCATCTTTAATTTCCTCTGTTTCATTGTTTGCAACGACCAAGAAACCATAAGCAGCAAGGACAGCTGAACTCAGCCAGTACCAGTCATGAAGCTTCATCTCTGCGCTGCGCTGCGCTCACCCCAGCGAGGAAGCAGCGCGCCCGGCCCCAGTGCTTTAACAGGGACAGCCGCCTGAGTCAGGCTTTCTGCATTTCCAGAAAAGGGCGGGAGCGTTTGCATCACTAGTTTCGGAACCGCACAGGAAGAGAAGATGGTCCTCACGAATGCCCTTTATCCAACACTAATTTATTCTCAGCCAAAATAGTATACATCAgaattaacaaaatatatacattaatcTGTGGGATGTGCATATTTGCCAAGATATACTTTAATGACTTATTTTATAAAGCACAAGCTTATTTTACTAAgcctttaatttcaaaataatttgttatgCGTGAAATAGACCACTTAATTATACCCAACTCCATTAGAAACAAATAGTGTTAAAAGATAAGTATTTATGTGTTAGTTACCAAACTGtctgaagaagaaatacattaCTAAAGTGGAAgctgtccttttttaaaattagattggGGCACTGAAAACCTCTAATTTTCTCCATGTTGGGCTTTCAGGTGAAATCTTAAACACTTTGAGAACAAAGCACAGCTTTCTGGCTCTTTGCAAGAAGACTGTTTCATCCATTTGTAAAAGGGAAGAAATTGATGGGAGGTGGGATGCCCCCTTCTCCTTTTTTCAACCATAGCATAGTGTATTCAATTGTCTAACTGGCTAAAACACATTCAAAATAGAACattgtattttatcaaaatgagTAGCTGCTTCTTTTGCCAGTTTTGTAATTGCACTGTCACCTTTCACAGTGGCTTAAATGTGAATCACCCTCCCATTCCTATCTCTCTTTACCTGTGTCTTCTAACTTCTTTTCCACTGGCAGTCCTGGCTGATAGGCCTCTGTTGTCTGCCTCTATGGTGGGTTCCACCTGCTTTCTAGGCCATATAACATGTCACCTTGTCCACAACATGTCAGCACTCACAGCAGTagttttcaaattcttcttttcagAGGCTGAGGGGCAGGAAGGGGGACTGGCTTCAATTACAGAAACCACCTCCTTTCAAATAATTATACCCAAATAGTTTTGCACATTGATGTCTCATAagatttcctcttcttctttccaaCCCCGAACTCCTCtttgttgttcttctttttagttgcagattagatgaaaacaatacctttattttatttgtttttacgtggggctgaggatcaaacccagtgtctcacatgtgctaggcaaatgctctaccactgagccacaaccccagcccagatttcttatttttcaaaaaagtattttatggcttttaaaatgatttcaacaCTACCAGTAtagaaaaaattccaaattctttTGTATCAGTTAAGGCACACTGTAAATctatttcatgtttctttaatCTGACTTCTTATGACTCTTCTATACACTCCCTTCATCTGTTCATGTTCTAGAAATGTGCCAGACTCCTTTTCTACTTTCAAGATATGCTTACTCCTGAATACACAGGAGACTGGGTATTTAAACCCTGAATCACTTCTTCTGGATACACAGATAGTTAACTTTACTGCTCATCTGTTCCAGTATGGTAAAGGAGGAATTTATATATGCTTTGCTCATATAAGAATGAGACAAAAACTTTGAGTGCTTAAGGAAAAAAGACAATGTATAAATGTAACATTCTTTCCAAACATTTGTCAAGCATGTTCTACACACCTTATGTCTCATTTTACCATCTAAAAAGTCTTTGGGAACTGGCTCTTGTCCCTTTAGGATCCACAGAAAATTCcccaaatgaaagtaaaaaactGCTATATTTATTTCACTGACACTGATACATGATCCTCAGGATTCTCAATTTTAAGTGCTTTGCTTTCAATAGGTTGAATTTTAAGTATTGATAAACTACCAACTAGAAATATCTAGCAAACAAATGTTGAGATATGAAAATCAGCACAGCATAACTGTGGATGTCAATTTGAAACTACAGGTGCAAAAGGATTATTGAAGAAATAAGGCACAAACCAGGAGAGTGCAGTGTCAGAAGGACAGGAGAGTGAGTTTCATGGAGGAggctatcagaaaataaaaaactaaagagTTCACATCCTTGTCCTCAACTCCTGTGGAATTCTCTGCCCTCTGTCATTGACTTTCTGCCTGCTCCCTCTTGCTGGAAAGCTTTCTGGATTCTCTCACCCAGTCCACCCTGATTCCTGGTGTTGACTACTGATTGCTGATGGCAGTGTCAGAATCTTCCCTTCTACCCCAAATCTGCCCCAACCCAGCACTGACACATTTGGCTCACTTACAGAAGTGTTTTTCCttctaaacaaattatttaactgTATTACatggtgaacttttttttttttttgtaccaggattgaacccaggagtgtttaaccgctgagtcacatccccagccctttttattttttattttgagaaaagggctcactaagttgctgaggctggcttggatcctcttgcctcagcctctcagaatgctgagattacaggagtgcaccaccattcTCTAGCCATAATGAACTTTCAAAGTAGTAagatttgcttttataaaaacaaatatgaaaattactTTCATCAGTCTATATTCATAAcatattcagggttatttttcTATACAAGATACATTTGAGAGAGGATTTGCACTCTCTATATCTGAATAATATcctaaattaaattttcattttccctaGTATAGtgtttttttgaagaaatgtttcTATTTGTACCAAAAGTATAAGTGAATTTAATGGAAATTATTTATAGTATTGAGATTCTTTCATTGATATTAAGCTTATTAACTTGACATTTATAGTTTCTGTTATTAAATTCTGAAGCACTTAATTATTCTTTAGGGCAAATGTTCTTTTCtgataagaaaactaaaacattcactttttaaaattacttgattttaaaagttagcagtaaaaaaaaaatgtttactattcCTTAGGggtcttttccttataaatttcATGAAAGGAACTTTAAAATTCTGATTGCAGCAACCCATAGGGAGAATAGCGAGGATTGACTGTATATTGTTATAAAATTCATGTCTTTAAATTATTCTGAAATGTCTATACACTTATTCCAAACTAAAATGGttatttggttttattgttttaacACTTGTGTTccttagggttttgtttgttttgcctatATTTGGCATTCTATAATAACATATAAACATGAATTTATATCGGCTAtagcatgtatatatatgtttcatTATGTTTGTGGAatttgggttgtagctcagtggcagagtgcttgcctagcatgcatgagaccctggattAAATCTGtggtaatacacacacacacacacacacacacacacacacacacactcacacaaaaggaaaaagaagaaaagaaaaaatttcaattcATTCATAAAAATAGTGTGctcctaaaaaataattatggaaaattaaaaattctatgctgctaaaacaaattttatgcGAAATATGTCTTTTACATGCCTATCCTTACACTCTTTTAAACTAGTTTTTAAGAGTTctaagtttatcttttaaaatatgtatgtcagCATGTGAAACTTTTATCAAATTTAAAGGCCATCTCCACTGTGCCAGTAATTAggaaattttatgaaatgaaatatatgtaGTTTTTAATGGTCAAGCTTTGAAACAGAATGATAGTCCCTCATTCAAGGTCTtctaaggaatttttttaaacatgatttaAAGTATTTATCATTCTGCAGTGTGGCATctttagtttatttcttattctgcTTCTAGTTTGATATTATCTATGCTTTGAGTCATTTCCTGTTATTTGCAGTGAAAACTTTTCAAAGTAAAAGAA from Urocitellus parryii isolate mUroPar1 chromosome 3, mUroPar1.hap1, whole genome shotgun sequence carries:
- the Fgl2 gene encoding fibroleukin produces the protein MKLHDWYWLSSAVLAAYGFLVVANNETEEIKDERAKDACPVRLESRGKCEAGECPFQVSLPPLAIQLPEQFGRIQEVFKEVQNLKEIVNSLRKTCQDCKLQADDNRDPGRNGLLFPSTGAPGEAGDNRVQELESEVNKLSSELKSAKDQIDVLHGRLEKLNLVNMNNVENYVDSKVANLTSVVNSLDGKCSSKCPSQEQIQSPLIQHLIHKDCSDYYIIGKRSSETYRVTPDPKNSSFEVYCDMETMGGGWTVLQARLDGSTNFTKTWQDYKTGFGNLRREFWLGNDKIHLLTKSKEMILRIDLEDFNGVKLYALYDQFYVANEFLKYRLHIGNYNGTAGDALRFSKHYNHDLKFFTTPDRDNDRYPSGNCGLYYSSGWWFDACLSANLNGKYYHQKYRGVRNGIFWGTWPGISEAQPSGYKSSFKEAKMMIRPKHFKP